Proteins encoded in a region of the Micropterus dolomieu isolate WLL.071019.BEF.003 ecotype Adirondacks linkage group LG09, ASM2129224v1, whole genome shotgun sequence genome:
- the LOC123977077 gene encoding zinc finger MYM-type protein 4-like isoform X3, translating into MSGGVQRGKKGSDGLKKKKYKQSNATLIIKDAKTTSDSAVNENDASAADSDTPTLIITDSCVLCCHCGKKLPKGQTLYQPQNSPEVFCSSSCLSERHPSIKVATKNCYNCFQVIMRPHNIILAPVDDSGTMKELCSNTCLSSVNSKRKITAPKPPPLTGPRSECRMCAKFCLCKFKLNLDGLMYRICSDACFINYHKVNNLPLFACDVCSSVCHDKRFMLKMDDASKTICSAECLVKFKEKIETPQLCPMCQTSHQMSDMVENENDEGSLDFFCSNRCMVVHKAQSLTVSGRNCPSSKENDVKEVKPPLPNLDFIKEEPIDEEYNQNLSSSISTENIKDEPNRVKEELKIGSVFSLKGDTLSHSPTLTHMDLPASCSSCKKVLMDGETVYQRKLHADIFCSTPCLLKFYQIKQVRKTCHFCLQAITKNEDVLPAPVDTDGTMKDFCSQTCLSSFNYKRIMSTKIPIAPVASQSQCSMCSRYCISKHEIIQQDVVHKICSDPCFLRFCNMNNLSVCENCRSSSNRPLSLKMEDGRKKLCNAECLAQFKRKITTPQPCAMCCTSHLMSDMVENKNGDGTVELFCSSSCVMASKIQAVSASGIPLNCDNNCGKTTLPACHLAMSDASIRNFCTLTCAMAFKESQKDMKSATSPTGAPDQTQCDFLKPPGKLPCAQCRRIIKAAPQVVQKKGKMNFVCSLACSQEFKRINNIMGKCEYCKNERIITDAKRVDGKDCYFCSDGCKMLFQHDLEKQWGEHCSSCAYCLSISQTVVTAQFKGTKEEFCSEECSSNYQMLFCHIAKCDTCGHEGKLRQSLPMLGEVKHFCDLKCLLHFCNKKVQMVNAVSSPPGSAGATESSPVIANVISLAGALARQPSASASSALHVSLPDIQTKVVGHASIQTVPKELKNKSMLCTPLVHNKGVSCTTQTVDTEAQTDNFEPTVIVLPVPVPMYVPLPMNMYSQYTPKPVGLPLPLPVPIFLPVTPDNADPTVKSMKESIQPDPIKGELNLKSEKKKTQDKRNESEDRQKERVLTKEGQRQEIRTPKEHTINYSDLDKDREATLNSREDSHNHEKPPPVLEVGMPVEPQPEILPPAPPLALEMREEPQSPPNPAPAPPLVQQPVGKVHNKRRLQQFTKAAKKKTSQRGFSKTVSRKHHKLNSQSGIDAWKRWVQWRKSQTNLDLVSSHAVTLKDDVLHCSAAELSSGLCCFITEVKQPDGEPYSPDGLFYLCLGIQKYLFGNSRMENIFSDQMYNKFSTEFTKILKGFKPSIAASGYIHSHVEEEFLWDCKQLGAYSPIVLLNSLLFFCCKYFGFTTVEQHRQLSFAHIVNCNKTNENNTKTTFLRFCRSISINESDADGVPAKKRKKRESKEEVLEMTENTENFLRCPVRLYEFYLSKCSESVKQRTDLFYLQPDPGCIPSSRLWFSSTPLDNSTMEAMLVRILATRELQGGGGRGVDQQAPDDALFISEEDSK; encoded by the exons GAAAGAAAGGCTCAGATGggttgaagaagaagaaatacaagCAATCAAATGCGACATTGATTATT AAGGATGCAAAGACCACTTCAGACTccgctgtaaatgaaaatgacGCATCTGCCGCTGATTCGGACacaccaactctgatcattacAGACTCGTGCGTTCTCTGTTGCCACTGTGGAAAGAAACTGCCGAAAGGACAGACTCTTTACCAGCCGCAGAACTCCCCGGAGGTTTTTTGCTCATCCTCTTGCCTCTCTGAAAGGCATCCCAGCATCAAAGTAGCCACCAAGAACTGCTACAACTGCTTTCA GGTGATAATGCGGCCTCACAACATAATCCTCGCACCGGTTGATGATTCGGGAACTATGAAGGAATTATGCAGCAACACCTGCCTCTCTTCTGTCAACTCCAAGAGGAAAATTACTGCCCCAAAACCCCCACCTCTAACAGGACCTCGGTCAGAGTGCAGGATGTGCGCCAAATTCTGCTTG TGCAAATTCAAGCTGAACCTGGATGGCTTAATGTACAGAATATGCAGCGACGCCTGCTTCATCAACTACCACAAAGTCAACAACTTGCCCCTGTTTGCTTGTGACGTCTGCAGCTCCGTCTGCCACGACAAACGGTTCATGCTGAAGATGGATGACGCCAGTAAAACCATCTGCAGTGCAGAATGTCTGGTCAAGTTCAAAGAG AAAATTGAGACACCTCAGCTGTGCCCAATGTGCCAGACGTCCCATCAGATGTCAGACATGGTTGAAAATGAAAACGACGAGGGCAGTTTGGACTTCTTCTGTAGCAACAGATGTATGGTGGTACACAAGGCTCAATCGTTAACCGTTTCAG GAAGGAACTGCCCATCATCCAAAGAAAATGATGTTAAAGAAGTGAAGCCACCACTACCAAATTTGGACTTT ataaaagaagagcccattgATGAGGAGTACAATCAGAATCTGTCATCCTCCATATCCACAGAAAACATCAAGGACGAGCCTAATAGGGTGAAG GAGGAATTGAAGATTGGTTCAGTCTTTTCCTTGAAGGGAGACACACTCTCCCACTCGCCCACTCTCACCCACATGGATTTGCCTGCGTCTTGCTCCAGCTGCAAAAAGGTCCTGATGGACGGAGAGACAGTTTATCAGAGGAAGCTCCATGCAGATATCTTCTGCTCCACCCCATGCCTTTTGAAATTTTACCAAATTAAACAAGTTAGGAAGACCTGCCACTTCTGCCTTCA GGCAATAACAAAGAATGAGGACGTCCTTCCGGCCCCGGTGGATACTGACGGCACAATGAAGGATTTCTGCAGCCAGACCTGCCTGTCCTCCTTCAACTACAAGAGAATCATGTCCACCAAAATTCCCATCGCACCAGTCGCGTCACAGTCACAATGCAGCATGTGCAGCAGATATTGCATT AGCAAACATGAAATCATACAGCAAGACGTCGTCCATAAGATCTGCAGTGATCCCTGTTTTCTCCGCTTCTGCAACATGAACAACCTGTCCGTCTGTGAGAACTGTCGCTCCAGCAGCAACAGACCCCTCAGTCTCAAGATGGAAGATGGCAGAAAGAAACTCTGCAATGCAGAGTGTCTGGCTCAGTTCAAGCgg aaaatCACAACACCACAGCCGTGTGCCATGTGCTGCACTTCCCATTTAATGTCCGACATGGTTGAAAACAAAAACGGTGACGGCACAGTGGAGCTCTTCTGTTCGAGCAGTTGTGTTATGGCATCCAAGATCCAGGCTGTCAGTGCATCAG GTATTCCATTGAATTGTGACAACAACTGTGGTAAGACTACATTACCAGCCTGCCACCTCGCCATGTCAGATGCGTCCATCAGAAACTTTTGCACTCTCACCTGTGCCATGGCGTTTAAG GAGTCCCAGAAAGACATGAAGTCTGCCACTAGCCCAACAGGAGCCCCCGACCAAACCCAGTGTGATTTCCTCAAACCACCAGGGAAACTGCCGTGCGCTCAGTGTCGACGCATCATAAAAGCTGCGCCCCAAGTCGTACAGAAAAAG GGCAAAATGAATTTTGTGTGTAGCCTGGCCTGTTCTCAAGAGTTTAAGAGGATCAACAACATCATGGGCAAGTGTGAATATTGTAAGAATGAAAGGATCATCACAGACGCCAAGAGGGTCGACGGCAAAGACTGCTACTTCTGCAGTGACG GCTGTAAGATGCTCTTTCAACATGATCTGGAAAAGCAGTGGGGGGAACACTGTAGCTCGTGTGCCTACTGCCTCTCCATCTCTCAGACGGTGGTGACGGCACAGTTTAAAGGCACTAAAGAGGAGTTCTGCTCTGAAGAGTGTAGCTCAAATTACCAAATGCTCTTCTGCCAT ATTGCCAAGTGTGACACCTGTGGTCACGAAGGGAAACTGAGGCAGAGTCTTCCCATGCTGGGAGAGGTCAAACACTTCTGTGACCTGAAATGTCTCCTACATTTCTGCAACAAAAAGGTCCAGATGGTCAACGCTG TCTCTTCACCTCCTGGATCTGCAGGCGCAACAGAGTCTTCCCCGGTCATCGCTAACGTTATCTCACTTGCTGGTGCTTTGGCCAGGCAGCCCAGTGCCTCTGCCAGCTCTGCACTGCAtg TTTCTCTCCCAGACATTCAAACAAAGGTTGTTGGACAT GCCAGTATTCAAACAGTGCCCAAGGAACTGAAGAACAAGTCCATGCTTTGCACACCGCTGGTTCACAACAAAGGAGTCTCCTGTACAACACAGACTGTCGACACAGAAGCACAGACAG ACAACTTTGAACCCACAGTCATAGTCCTGCCTGTACCGGTGCCGATGTATGTCCCTTTGCCTATGAACATGTACAGCCAGTACACACCAAAGCCAGTGGGCCTGCCCTTACCG CTTCCTGTGCCCATTTTTCTCCCCGTGACGCCAGACAACGCTGACCCAACTGTGAAATCCATGAAGGAGAGCATCCAGCCTGACCCTATCAAGGGAGAGCTCAACTTAAAGtctgagaagaagaaaacgCAAGATAAGAGGAACGAGAGCGAAGACAGGCAAAAGGAGAGAGTGCTGACAAAAGAGGGACAAAGACAGGAAATTCGCACTCCAAAGG AGCACACCATTAACTATAGTGACCTTGATAAAGATCGTGAGGCCACTCTGAACAGCCGGGAAGACTCGCACAACCATGAAAAACCACCTCCCGTTTTAGAAGTGGGAATGCCCGTTGAGCCTCAGCCTGAGATCCtacctcctgctcctcctcttgctctggagatgagagaggaacCCCAGAGCCCACCTAACCCTGCACCGGCACCTCCTCTAGTACAACAACCTGTGGGGAAAGTCCACAACAAGAGAAGG CTGCAACAGTTTACCAAGGCGGCTAAAAAGAAGACATCTCAAAGAGGCTTTTCCAAGACCGTGTCCAGGAAGCACCACAAACTGAATAGCCAAAGTGGAATTGACGCCTGGAAGAGATGGGTACAATGGAGGAAATCACAAACCAACCTGGACCTTGTTTCCt CACATGCCGTGACATTAAAGGACGATGTTCTTCACTGCTCTGCTGCCGAGCTGAGCAGCGGCCTTTGTTGTTTCATCACTGAGGTGAAACAACCCGATGGAGAGCCGTACTCCCCTGACGGCCTGTTCTACCTCTGTCTCGGTATACAAAAG TACCTGTTTGGGAACAGTCGTATGGAGAACATATTCAGTGATCAGATGTACAACAAGTTTTCCACTGAGTTCACCAAGATCCTGAAAGGTTTCAAACCCTCAATCGCAGCCAGCG gTTACATCCATTCCCATGTGGAGGAGGAGTTCCTGTGGGACTGTAAACAGTTGGGGGCGTACTCACCCATTGTCCTCCTCAACAGTCTGCTCTTTTTCTGCTGCAAGTACTTTGGCTTCACCACGGTGGAGCAGCACCGCCAGCTGTCCTTCGCCCACATCGTGAACTGCAACAAAACCAACGAGAATAACACCAAGACCACTTTCCTGCGCTTCTGCCGATCAATATCAATAAACGAGTCAG ATGCAGACGGCGTCCCAGCTAAGAAGCGTAAGAAACGTGAGAGTAAAGAGGAAGTGCTGGAGATGACGGAGAACACGGAGAACTTTCTCCGCTGTCCAGTCAGACTCTACGAGTTCTACCTCTCCAAGTG CTCAGAGTCGGTGAAGCAGCGCACAGACTTGTTCTACCTTCAGCCAGATCCTGGTTGTATTCCCAGCAGCCGTCTGTGGTTCTCCTCCACCCCTCTGGACAACAGCACCATGGAAGCCATGCTTGTACGAATCCTCGCCACCCGAGAGCTGCAGGGGGGAGGTGGAAGAGGTGTGGACCAGCAGGCGCCGGATGATGCGCTGTTTATATCTGAGGAGGATTCAAAATGA
- the LOC123977077 gene encoding zinc finger MYM-type protein 4-like isoform X1 translates to MTCSHCKVTMLKGQTAYQKKGFTDVFCSKNCLFEMFPINKPVPKTCHHCHKAISQPLDLIMAAVDVKGTMKDFCSVTCLTSFKSPPQSSCSMCNKSCTTTCELTLNKAVHKFCSDSCLENFRRDNVGVCENCSSSCYKPLMLMLEEETKTICKEECLEEFKEKIQTPHQCTMCQTSRPMSEMVHHKSDENTVELFCTRTCVTSYTLRPAIVYKLQGKKGSDGLKKKKYKQSNATLIIKDAKTTSDSAVNENDASAADSDTPTLIITDSCVLCCHCGKKLPKGQTLYQPQNSPEVFCSSSCLSERHPSIKVATKNCYNCFQVIMRPHNIILAPVDDSGTMKELCSNTCLSSVNSKRKITAPKPPPLTGPRSECRMCAKFCLCKFKLNLDGLMYRICSDACFINYHKVNNLPLFACDVCSSVCHDKRFMLKMDDASKTICSAECLVKFKEKIETPQLCPMCQTSHQMSDMVENENDEGSLDFFCSNRCMVVHKAQSLTVSGRNCPSSKENDVKEVKPPLPNLDFIKEEPIDEEYNQNLSSSISTENIKDEPNRVKEELKIGSVFSLKGDTLSHSPTLTHMDLPASCSSCKKVLMDGETVYQRKLHADIFCSTPCLLKFYQIKQVRKTCHFCLQAITKNEDVLPAPVDTDGTMKDFCSQTCLSSFNYKRIMSTKIPIAPVASQSQCSMCSRYCISKHEIIQQDVVHKICSDPCFLRFCNMNNLSVCENCRSSSNRPLSLKMEDGRKKLCNAECLAQFKRKITTPQPCAMCCTSHLMSDMVENKNGDGTVELFCSSSCVMASKIQAVSASGIPLNCDNNCGKTTLPACHLAMSDASIRNFCTLTCAMAFKESQKDMKSATSPTGAPDQTQCDFLKPPGKLPCAQCRRIIKAAPQVVQKKGKMNFVCSLACSQEFKRINNIMGKCEYCKNERIITDAKRVDGKDCYFCSDGCKMLFQHDLEKQWGEHCSSCAYCLSISQTVVTAQFKGTKEEFCSEECSSNYQMLFCHIAKCDTCGHEGKLRQSLPMLGEVKHFCDLKCLLHFCNKKVQMVNAVSSPPGSAGATESSPVIANVISLAGALARQPSASASSALHVSLPDIQTKVVGHASIQTVPKELKNKSMLCTPLVHNKGVSCTTQTVDTEAQTDNFEPTVIVLPVPVPMYVPLPMNMYSQYTPKPVGLPLPLPVPIFLPVTPDNADPTVKSMKESIQPDPIKGELNLKSEKKKTQDKRNESEDRQKERVLTKEGQRQEIRTPKEHTINYSDLDKDREATLNSREDSHNHEKPPPVLEVGMPVEPQPEILPPAPPLALEMREEPQSPPNPAPAPPLVQQPVGKVHNKRRLQQFTKAAKKKTSQRGFSKTVSRKHHKLNSQSGIDAWKRWVQWRKSQTNLDLVSSHAVTLKDDVLHCSAAELSSGLCCFITEVKQPDGEPYSPDGLFYLCLGIQKYLFGNSRMENIFSDQMYNKFSTEFTKILKGFKPSIAASGYIHSHVEEEFLWDCKQLGAYSPIVLLNSLLFFCCKYFGFTTVEQHRQLSFAHIVNCNKTNENNTKTTFLRFCRSISINESDADGVPAKKRKKRESKEEVLEMTENTENFLRCPVRLYEFYLSKCSESVKQRTDLFYLQPDPGCIPSSRLWFSSTPLDNSTMEAMLVRILATRELQGGGGRGVDQQAPDDALFISEEDSK, encoded by the exons AAAATCCAGACGCCCCACCAGTGCACCATGTGTCAAACTTCTCGACCGATGTCGGAAATGGTTCATCATAAAAGTGATGAGAACACAGTGGAGCTTTTCTGCACTCGTACCTGTGTGACGTCTTACACATTACGGCCCGCAATCGTATACAAACTTCAAG GAAAGAAAGGCTCAGATGggttgaagaagaagaaatacaagCAATCAAATGCGACATTGATTATT AAGGATGCAAAGACCACTTCAGACTccgctgtaaatgaaaatgacGCATCTGCCGCTGATTCGGACacaccaactctgatcattacAGACTCGTGCGTTCTCTGTTGCCACTGTGGAAAGAAACTGCCGAAAGGACAGACTCTTTACCAGCCGCAGAACTCCCCGGAGGTTTTTTGCTCATCCTCTTGCCTCTCTGAAAGGCATCCCAGCATCAAAGTAGCCACCAAGAACTGCTACAACTGCTTTCA GGTGATAATGCGGCCTCACAACATAATCCTCGCACCGGTTGATGATTCGGGAACTATGAAGGAATTATGCAGCAACACCTGCCTCTCTTCTGTCAACTCCAAGAGGAAAATTACTGCCCCAAAACCCCCACCTCTAACAGGACCTCGGTCAGAGTGCAGGATGTGCGCCAAATTCTGCTTG TGCAAATTCAAGCTGAACCTGGATGGCTTAATGTACAGAATATGCAGCGACGCCTGCTTCATCAACTACCACAAAGTCAACAACTTGCCCCTGTTTGCTTGTGACGTCTGCAGCTCCGTCTGCCACGACAAACGGTTCATGCTGAAGATGGATGACGCCAGTAAAACCATCTGCAGTGCAGAATGTCTGGTCAAGTTCAAAGAG AAAATTGAGACACCTCAGCTGTGCCCAATGTGCCAGACGTCCCATCAGATGTCAGACATGGTTGAAAATGAAAACGACGAGGGCAGTTTGGACTTCTTCTGTAGCAACAGATGTATGGTGGTACACAAGGCTCAATCGTTAACCGTTTCAG GAAGGAACTGCCCATCATCCAAAGAAAATGATGTTAAAGAAGTGAAGCCACCACTACCAAATTTGGACTTT ataaaagaagagcccattgATGAGGAGTACAATCAGAATCTGTCATCCTCCATATCCACAGAAAACATCAAGGACGAGCCTAATAGGGTGAAG GAGGAATTGAAGATTGGTTCAGTCTTTTCCTTGAAGGGAGACACACTCTCCCACTCGCCCACTCTCACCCACATGGATTTGCCTGCGTCTTGCTCCAGCTGCAAAAAGGTCCTGATGGACGGAGAGACAGTTTATCAGAGGAAGCTCCATGCAGATATCTTCTGCTCCACCCCATGCCTTTTGAAATTTTACCAAATTAAACAAGTTAGGAAGACCTGCCACTTCTGCCTTCA GGCAATAACAAAGAATGAGGACGTCCTTCCGGCCCCGGTGGATACTGACGGCACAATGAAGGATTTCTGCAGCCAGACCTGCCTGTCCTCCTTCAACTACAAGAGAATCATGTCCACCAAAATTCCCATCGCACCAGTCGCGTCACAGTCACAATGCAGCATGTGCAGCAGATATTGCATT AGCAAACATGAAATCATACAGCAAGACGTCGTCCATAAGATCTGCAGTGATCCCTGTTTTCTCCGCTTCTGCAACATGAACAACCTGTCCGTCTGTGAGAACTGTCGCTCCAGCAGCAACAGACCCCTCAGTCTCAAGATGGAAGATGGCAGAAAGAAACTCTGCAATGCAGAGTGTCTGGCTCAGTTCAAGCgg aaaatCACAACACCACAGCCGTGTGCCATGTGCTGCACTTCCCATTTAATGTCCGACATGGTTGAAAACAAAAACGGTGACGGCACAGTGGAGCTCTTCTGTTCGAGCAGTTGTGTTATGGCATCCAAGATCCAGGCTGTCAGTGCATCAG GTATTCCATTGAATTGTGACAACAACTGTGGTAAGACTACATTACCAGCCTGCCACCTCGCCATGTCAGATGCGTCCATCAGAAACTTTTGCACTCTCACCTGTGCCATGGCGTTTAAG GAGTCCCAGAAAGACATGAAGTCTGCCACTAGCCCAACAGGAGCCCCCGACCAAACCCAGTGTGATTTCCTCAAACCACCAGGGAAACTGCCGTGCGCTCAGTGTCGACGCATCATAAAAGCTGCGCCCCAAGTCGTACAGAAAAAG GGCAAAATGAATTTTGTGTGTAGCCTGGCCTGTTCTCAAGAGTTTAAGAGGATCAACAACATCATGGGCAAGTGTGAATATTGTAAGAATGAAAGGATCATCACAGACGCCAAGAGGGTCGACGGCAAAGACTGCTACTTCTGCAGTGACG GCTGTAAGATGCTCTTTCAACATGATCTGGAAAAGCAGTGGGGGGAACACTGTAGCTCGTGTGCCTACTGCCTCTCCATCTCTCAGACGGTGGTGACGGCACAGTTTAAAGGCACTAAAGAGGAGTTCTGCTCTGAAGAGTGTAGCTCAAATTACCAAATGCTCTTCTGCCAT ATTGCCAAGTGTGACACCTGTGGTCACGAAGGGAAACTGAGGCAGAGTCTTCCCATGCTGGGAGAGGTCAAACACTTCTGTGACCTGAAATGTCTCCTACATTTCTGCAACAAAAAGGTCCAGATGGTCAACGCTG TCTCTTCACCTCCTGGATCTGCAGGCGCAACAGAGTCTTCCCCGGTCATCGCTAACGTTATCTCACTTGCTGGTGCTTTGGCCAGGCAGCCCAGTGCCTCTGCCAGCTCTGCACTGCAtg TTTCTCTCCCAGACATTCAAACAAAGGTTGTTGGACAT GCCAGTATTCAAACAGTGCCCAAGGAACTGAAGAACAAGTCCATGCTTTGCACACCGCTGGTTCACAACAAAGGAGTCTCCTGTACAACACAGACTGTCGACACAGAAGCACAGACAG ACAACTTTGAACCCACAGTCATAGTCCTGCCTGTACCGGTGCCGATGTATGTCCCTTTGCCTATGAACATGTACAGCCAGTACACACCAAAGCCAGTGGGCCTGCCCTTACCG CTTCCTGTGCCCATTTTTCTCCCCGTGACGCCAGACAACGCTGACCCAACTGTGAAATCCATGAAGGAGAGCATCCAGCCTGACCCTATCAAGGGAGAGCTCAACTTAAAGtctgagaagaagaaaacgCAAGATAAGAGGAACGAGAGCGAAGACAGGCAAAAGGAGAGAGTGCTGACAAAAGAGGGACAAAGACAGGAAATTCGCACTCCAAAGG AGCACACCATTAACTATAGTGACCTTGATAAAGATCGTGAGGCCACTCTGAACAGCCGGGAAGACTCGCACAACCATGAAAAACCACCTCCCGTTTTAGAAGTGGGAATGCCCGTTGAGCCTCAGCCTGAGATCCtacctcctgctcctcctcttgctctggagatgagagaggaacCCCAGAGCCCACCTAACCCTGCACCGGCACCTCCTCTAGTACAACAACCTGTGGGGAAAGTCCACAACAAGAGAAGG CTGCAACAGTTTACCAAGGCGGCTAAAAAGAAGACATCTCAAAGAGGCTTTTCCAAGACCGTGTCCAGGAAGCACCACAAACTGAATAGCCAAAGTGGAATTGACGCCTGGAAGAGATGGGTACAATGGAGGAAATCACAAACCAACCTGGACCTTGTTTCCt CACATGCCGTGACATTAAAGGACGATGTTCTTCACTGCTCTGCTGCCGAGCTGAGCAGCGGCCTTTGTTGTTTCATCACTGAGGTGAAACAACCCGATGGAGAGCCGTACTCCCCTGACGGCCTGTTCTACCTCTGTCTCGGTATACAAAAG TACCTGTTTGGGAACAGTCGTATGGAGAACATATTCAGTGATCAGATGTACAACAAGTTTTCCACTGAGTTCACCAAGATCCTGAAAGGTTTCAAACCCTCAATCGCAGCCAGCG gTTACATCCATTCCCATGTGGAGGAGGAGTTCCTGTGGGACTGTAAACAGTTGGGGGCGTACTCACCCATTGTCCTCCTCAACAGTCTGCTCTTTTTCTGCTGCAAGTACTTTGGCTTCACCACGGTGGAGCAGCACCGCCAGCTGTCCTTCGCCCACATCGTGAACTGCAACAAAACCAACGAGAATAACACCAAGACCACTTTCCTGCGCTTCTGCCGATCAATATCAATAAACGAGTCAG ATGCAGACGGCGTCCCAGCTAAGAAGCGTAAGAAACGTGAGAGTAAAGAGGAAGTGCTGGAGATGACGGAGAACACGGAGAACTTTCTCCGCTGTCCAGTCAGACTCTACGAGTTCTACCTCTCCAAGTG CTCAGAGTCGGTGAAGCAGCGCACAGACTTGTTCTACCTTCAGCCAGATCCTGGTTGTATTCCCAGCAGCCGTCTGTGGTTCTCCTCCACCCCTCTGGACAACAGCACCATGGAAGCCATGCTTGTACGAATCCTCGCCACCCGAGAGCTGCAGGGGGGAGGTGGAAGAGGTGTGGACCAGCAGGCGCCGGATGATGCGCTGTTTATATCTGAGGAGGATTCAAAATGA